In Juglans regia cultivar Chandler chromosome 13, Walnut 2.0, whole genome shotgun sequence, the following proteins share a genomic window:
- the LOC108988356 gene encoding uncharacterized protein LOC108988356, protein MDGQKSQAKLTRTQSSLLRSSPTIRSSIQSLSSVTEEDAIAPYQEDEEEEKLKKPRKSGSTPRAGSTRFVNPVLAMASFSFFTILSFLFFLYLFYLRKEEIYTSENLLLALIFIAVTLFFASKNKGLIHQTILVLKHSWDENAKRLGLSRTNSKPVQWFIGDPTVQKATRNKKIIREGVEFYSNGDFYEGEFHKGRCNGSGVYNYFVNGRYEGDWIDGKYDGYGIESWARGSRYKGQYRQGLRHGYGVYRFYTGDSYAGEWFNGQSHGVGVQTCSDGSCYIGEFKFAVKHGLGCYHFRNGDRYAGEYFGDKIHGFGVYHFANGHCYEGSWHEGRKQGYGMYTFRSAETRCGEWDAGSLKHPLPQLTDAVLRAVQAARKTAENAINLTRVDEQVNKAVMAANRAATAARVAAVKAVQNRMDGKFCDTNVSESGFV, encoded by the exons ATGGACGGCCAGAAGAGCCAGGCGAAGCTCACGAGAACACAGTCCTCACTGCTCCGGTCCTCTCCGACCATCAGATCGTCCATTCAAAGTCTCTCTTCGGTCACCGAGGAGGACGCCATCGCACCCTACCAAGAagacgaggaggaggagaagttGAAGAAACCCAGGAAATCCGGTTCTACCCCCAGAGCCGGGTCAACCCGGTTCGTCAACCCAGTCCTGGCCATGGCCTCGTTCTCTTTCTTCACAATCTTGTCGTTTTTGTTCTTCCTCTACTTGTTTTACCTGAGAAAGGAAGAGATATACACTTCTGAGAACCTCCTCTTGGCTCTGATTTTCATCGCGGTGACGCTCTTCTTCGCGTCCAAGAACAAGGGTCTGATCCACCAGACCATACTGGTCCTCAAACACTCGTGGGACGAAAACGCGAAGAGACTTGGGCTATCGAGGACCAACTCGAAGCCGGTCCAGTGGTTCATCGGCGACCCGACCGTCCAAAAAGCGACGAGGAACAAGAAGATCATACGGGAAGGCGTGGAGTTCTACAGCAATGGCGACTTCTACGAGGGGGAGTTCCACAAGGGTAGGTGTAATGGAAGTGGGGTGTACAATTACTTCGTGAATGGGAGGTACGAGGGGGACTGGATCGACGGGAAGTACGATGGGTACGGGATTGAGAGCTGGGCAAGAGGAAGCAGGTACAAGGGGCAGTATAGGCAGGGCCTGAGGCATGGCTACGGGGTTTACAGGTTCTATACTGGGGACTCTTATGCAGGGGAATGGTTCAATGGGCAGAGCCATGGGGTCGGAGTCCAAACCTGCTCCGATGGGAGCTGCTATATCGGGGAGTTCAAGTTTGCGGTTAAGCACGGTCTCGGCTGCTACCACTTCAG AAATGGAGATAGATATGCGGGAGAATATTTTGGAGACAAAATTCATGGATTTGGGGTGTATCACTTTGCAAATGGTCACTGTTACGAGGGGTCGTGGCATGAAGGTCGTAAACAAGGCTATGGAATGTATACCTTCCGAAGTGCAGAGACAAGATGTGGTGAATGGGATGCCGGTTCCCTTAAGCACCCTCTTCCCCAACTAACCGATGCGGTCCTTCGAGCTGTTCAG GCTGCTAGAAAAACAGCAGAGAATGCTATTAACCTTACCCGAGTGGATGAGCAGGTGAACAAGGCAGTCATGGCTGCAAATAGAGCAGCCACTGCTGCTAGAGTTGCTGCTGTGAAAGCTGTTCAGAACCGAATGGATGGGAAATTTTGCGACACTAATGTCTCTGAGTCTGGCTTTGTTTGA